The Synechocystis sp. PCC 6714 genome includes the window AACCGGTGTGGGAAGTATTGGGGAAAATTCCTCAAATGACCGGGGAGTTTTTTGAGGACAACAAGCAACCCCTGATTTCCCTGGGCATTATCCTGCTGGGTATTATCAGCGTCAAAATCTTGATTGCTGTGCTCGATGCCATTAATGACATCCCTTTGTTGGCACCAACTTTACAGCTGATCGGCATGGGCTACACCGCTTGGTTCATCTGGCGTTACCTCTGGAAAGCCGAAAAACGCCAAGAGTTAGCCTCCGAGTTTGGTGCATTAAAGGAACAAATTTTTGGGGGGTAATGTTCCCAGACCACCCCAGCCCCCTTTTCCTGCCCCTATCCTCCGGGTTTGATGTTCGGGGGATTTTTTCTGGCCCATGGCCGACCGCCCATTCTACCGGTGTGGGATAGTTCGCCCTTCATTGGTATTCTAGGAGTTAGTTTTTCGCCATTCTTCCTCCCCTTCTTTCAGGAGCGATGAGCAACTCCCCGTCTGTTCTCACAGAGCTATTGCAGACTTTACCCAATCTGCGGGCCCAAACCTATTTCAAATCTTCTCTCACGGCCTTGTCCCACGCCATGGAAGACCAGGTACTGGCGGAAAGCACAGCGGGCAATCCCCTGATCATTGCGGCTTTTCAGCGGGAGAGATTTTATCGTCAGGAAGCCCACCGCTATCGACGCATTGCCGATAAGAGTAATCAGGTTTACGTACTCTCCGCCCCAGAAACGGAATTTAAACATAGCTCTGGCATTTACGAAACCATTGCCTTCACCCCAGAAGATAGTCTCGCCCAGGAATGGCATTTGATTGTCATTGGCGATCGCTATGCCAGTTGTTTAATTTGTCGGGAACGGCCCACCCAGGATAAATGG containing:
- a CDS encoding CAAD domain-containing protein, producing MEEQKTATAGVKTDLGPITAPKKSPITDQAWQEWLQPVWEVLGKIPQMTGEFFEDNKQPLISLGIILLGIISVKILIAVLDAINDIPLLAPTLQLIGMGYTAWFIWRYLWKAEKRQELASEFGALKEQIFGG